GGCTAAGTCGGGCACGACGTTGGCGTTTTCGTCGTAGCGGACGAGCCGGTTGTAGAGCAGCTCGACGCGCCGGTGCGACGAAAAGGAGGTGACGATATTGGGATCCATGCCAATCGCTTCCTGGTCGACACCGATGATGAGCTCCCCGCCAGCCTCGGCCTGCTGCGCGCTTACGGCGCTTATGAGGGCGAACAGCAAGGCGATGGCCGCAATGCCTAGGCTTCTAAATCCGTTCATGCTTCTCCTCCATCACTGAGATCACGCCCTGAAATATGCTGAGTCAAGAATCTGCCGATGCTTCTGGTCATGCTGCCTCTCGGTCATGCCGTCTCTTGAAGCCATCTCCTTTGCAGAAGATACTTTGAACTGCTGCTTTTGGACTATACCTGGGCAACTATACCTCTGCTAGACCACTAGAGTCAAACGTGCTATCTTCACGTATGATCACAGGCTCTGAAGCTGGAGGTTTTGCAGAAGTGCGACGCGTCGTCGAAGAGGCGGTCGGAAGGGACGAGGTGCCCAGCGTGGTGGCAATGGTCGGCACCGCTTCCACACGCCACCTGGTGACGGCGGCAGGGCGGCGGGAGACCTGGAGCGAGGGGGCAGCCGTCGACAGAAGCACCGTCTATGACCTAGCCTCGCTCACCAAGGTCGTCGCCACGCTGCCCGCGGTCCTCAAGCTGATCGACAGCGGCGAGATTCGGCTGGGGAGCCGCATTGCCGACTTTTTCACTAACGCCGGCTGGTTTCAGTCGCCTTCGCTGGCCGACGTGACGGTGGAGAGCTTGCTCAGCCACAGTTCAGGCCTGCCTGCCTGGAAGCCACTCTTCGCCTGGGCGAGCAAGCGCGAAACCGCTATGGCCAATGTCTTGCAGAGCGGGCTCGAGCATCCTGCCGGCAGCTACGTCTACAGCGACCTGGGCTTCATTCTGCTGGGCGCCATCGTCGAGCGGGTGAGCGGCCTGAGGCTGGACGCTTTTGTGCGCCAGGAGATTTTCGAGCCGCTCGGCATGAAGGAGACGCGCTTCGGCTCGCTTCAAGAAGAGAACGTCGCCGCCACTGAAGACTGTGGCTGGCGCAACATGCGCCTTCAGGGCGTGGTCCACGACGAGAACGCTTATGTCCTGGATGGTATCGCCGGGCACGCGGGACTTTTCGGCACGGCGGACGACTTGGCAACCTACGCGCAGGCCTGGCTAAGCCGTGACGCGCGCCTGGCTTCGGAAGAGATGTTGGCGCTGGCGACCAGGGAGTACGTGCGAGACGAGGAGGCGCGCCGCGGCCTGGGCTGGATCCTGTGGACCGAGCCCTCGAGCGCCGGGCGCTACGCTGGCCCCGAAGCCTACGGTCACACCGGCTTTACGGGCACCAGTCTGTGGCTCAACCCAGGGTCCAAAGGGCCTAGTGGCCCTAACCCCGACAATGATTGGTTCGCCGTCTTGCTCACCAACCGCGTGCATCCGTCGAGGACCTGCGGTCAGAACATCCACGCCCTGCGGGTCGCCTTTCACGAGGCGGTCGGCGAGTCCTTTAGAGGCTTGAACGGTAAGCTGCCCAGCGAGGTGATGGTATGAACCTACGTTTGCACGGCTGCTTCTTGCTGAGCGCGCTCTTGATGACCCCCGTCCTCGCCCAGGATGAAGCCGCGGTCGGGCGCCTGCTCATGCTGGCCTTCACGGGGGCGGAGCCGCCGCTCGAGCAGTTGGGGAGCCTCCGGCCGGGCGGTTTCATCTTCTTCTCGCGCAACGCGCCGTCGGCGGCGGCGGTGCAGGAGATCACCCGCGGCCTGCAAGACGCCGCGGGCTACCCGCTCATCTTCGCCGTCGACCAGGAGGGCGGTCCCTTCAGCTCCTTTCGCGCTCCCGAGGCGACGCTGTTCCCCGGCAACATGGCGCTGGCGGCGGCGGGCGACCTCGAGCTCGCGCGCCGCGCGGCCTTGGCGAGTGCCCAGGAGCTCGCCTTTGCCGGCTTCACCATGAGCTTCGCGCCGGTGGTGGACGTGAACAGCAACCCGGACAACCCCATCATCGGCGTCCGCTCCTTTGGGGCGGACGTAGACGCGGTGAGCCTATTTGGCCGCGCCACCCTGGAAGGGCTCGAGGCGGCCGGCGTCGCCGGGGTCGCCAAGCACTTTCCCGGCCACGGCGACACCGCCGTGGACTCGCACCTGGCCCTGCCCAGCGTGACGGGCGACCGGGCGCGGCTGGACAGCGTCGAGCTGCCACCGTTCGAGGCGCTGGTGGAGGCCGGCGTGCCCGCCGTCATGACGGCGCACGTGGCCTTTTTAGCGCTCGAGGCGGACGTGCCCGCCACCCTGTCCGAGCGGGCCCTGACCGAACTGCTGCGGGGGGAACTCGCCTTTGATGGCCTCATCATTACCGACTACATGGACATGAAGGCGGTTGCCGATCATTACGGTCCCGGCGAGGCCGCCGTCCGGAGCATAGTGGCGGGCGCCGACCTGGTGCTCTTGGGGCCCGACCGGGCGGTGCAGGGCGAGGTCCATGAGGCGCTGGTGGAGGCCGTCAGGAG
The genomic region above belongs to Deinococcota bacterium and contains:
- a CDS encoding peptide-binding protein, whose translation is MNGFRSLGIAAIALLFALISAVSAQQAEAGGELIIGVDQEAIGMDPNIVTSFSSHRRVELLYNRLVRYDENANVVPDLA
- a CDS encoding glycoside hydrolase family 3 protein, with product MNLRLHGCFLLSALLMTPVLAQDEAAVGRLLMLAFTGAEPPLEQLGSLRPGGFIFFSRNAPSAAAVQEITRGLQDAAGYPLIFAVDQEGGPFSSFRAPEATLFPGNMALAAAGDLELARRAALASAQELAFAGFTMSFAPVVDVNSNPDNPIIGVRSFGADVDAVSLFGRATLEGLEAAGVAGVAKHFPGHGDTAVDSHLALPSVTGDRARLDSVELPPFEALVEAGVPAVMTAHVAFLALEADVPATLSERALTELLRGELAFDGLIITDYMDMKAVADHYGPGEAAVRSIVAGADLVLLGPDRAVQGEVHEALVEAVRSGRISEVRVQDALARVERVAKRYRPGWERATSDPTSDPTSDPAPDYAAHRALAREVATRGATLLWNDGVLPLDSAADVLVVAPRPSLFGEPPHLGTVL
- a CDS encoding beta-lactamase family protein; its protein translation is MRRVVEEAVGRDEVPSVVAMVGTASTRHLVTAAGRRETWSEGAAVDRSTVYDLASLTKVVATLPAVLKLIDSGEIRLGSRIADFFTNAGWFQSPSLADVTVESLLSHSSGLPAWKPLFAWASKRETAMANVLQSGLEHPAGSYVYSDLGFILLGAIVERVSGLRLDAFVRQEIFEPLGMKETRFGSLQEENVAATEDCGWRNMRLQGVVHDENAYVLDGIAGHAGLFGTADDLATYAQAWLSRDARLASEEMLALATREYVRDEEARRGLGWILWTEPSSAGRYAGPEAYGHTGFTGTSLWLNPGSKGPSGPNPDNDWFAVLLTNRVHPSRTCGQNIHALRVAFHEAVGESFRGLNGKLPSEVMV